Genomic segment of Apostichopus japonicus isolate 1M-3 chromosome 8, ASM3797524v1, whole genome shotgun sequence:
CTGTCAACAAGTAACCTTGGACATGTCGTCCTATATATCTGTCCTGTACAGCATGATGTAAcgcaataaattataacatgttatttgttaatacTCTATGTCGACTGTGTTCTACTTGATTGCTTAAAAGAACTCATATACCTAAACAAGGAAACATGACAACGTCATGCCGTAGCCTGGCATTTACTCTACTAAAACATCTTAATTACACTCAACATACAACCAAACACTTGCCAAGCTACTACTTAAACAATTATGctattctaaataaaaaattaaggaGATATAAGTGGAAATCCTTAAATGCCTTTATACAGATCCAGGGCTTCCTTTGAGATGCTCCCTGCATCTACGCATTGATTATATTTGGAAGAGTACCCGTGCCACTTGACCAGATACTGAGTTTCTCCCTTCTTCTGCCTCTTCTTAAGGACTTTCTCCACCGGGAAGAAATCagctgaaacaaaaaaaatacttttaataGCATGGAAAACTTAATCATTTAACAATAATAGTGGTGAATGATTAATCAGGAAGTTGCTACTCCAGCTTGAAAACTATGTTCAAATTAGTAGGCCTATGCCCTAGAAGCAGGAACCCACAATGTGCAAAATATGTAAGCATGTTGAGAAATCTGTTAAAAGCAACAGAATCATCTTCATTGTTGGTTAAGGTGTAATACTATGGAAAGAGGGTCACCATACCTGCTTCGTCCTCCTgctctttttcttctcctgcTTGTACCTCTTCATACACATCTTCCTCAGTATTTTCTGGACATGAGTGTAAGTCTTCAAATATGTCCAGCAGAATGACTGCAGGTTCTATGGAGATTATGAAGATGATACATAGTTCCATTAGAAGTGCAAACTCATGCATCGGGATGTTACAATCTTCGTAACTTCCAATGAAATGAGATGATGAGAGGgataaaaagaataaacaatTTGCTATTTCAGCACAATGTAATGACAGGAAGTAATGGTACCATTCACATTTAAGAAGGACAGAAGCTACAAGTTAATGACTTTAATGTAATTCACTTCTGTCATGGATGTTTATCTCAGACTCATTAGTTTTAATAAGAAACAATCACATTGGGAATTACATCATGCACTGGACATGACATTTGTCACTTTTTAGGATAGGAATGCTCACTGGCACACTGAGTACTAACAAGGGTTTGCCTGAGTGTCATGGTGACAAATACTCCCCTAAGATACTACAAAATCTTTGTCACTCCAGTAAGTGGAGATAATAGATACAAATAAATACCCTGTAATATATCACCTTGCATGTCACTTATTAAATCTGACATTTCACATGATATGTCCACGCTTCTCTCtgtgagatatcctgtttacaagctttACTTCACAACACATACACATGCATGCATCACGACTAAaaaggttacaattatcatcaaaaccaaaaatgatgaaatgcaaTGCTTGTTGTATGCATAAGCAAAGAATGTTCTAACCACTGCCGTAAAGATAGAAATGAAGTAGAACATGACAGCCAAACCACTAACCCTCTTGGTCGTACGATGGCTGAACAGCTTCATCATGACTAGAGCCTTGATCTTGATCCTGGTCTAGCATTTGACTCTCATCACTCACAGACACTGCAAACAGAAATTACAGAGGAAAGGGAACAAACACAGTGAGCAAGCACATTATataaaattgattatatttgtgttttgttttaagcTTTGATATGTGCAATCCTGCTGCCGACATATTAACATTCTGATCATGGTCACTACAAAACTGCAGAACTACATTTAGTCTGAGTGTAGTACAGTCATTTTGCTCCAGAGAATTTTTAACAAATGGTCAACTAGCTTAAACCAAAAGGTTTAGATTTTGAACAGGAAGTTAAATGACTTGTGCTGTAAAATCGAAcaaaagatatttaaaaaaaagtatgttaTATCAGCAAACTTTAAGTTCGATATAAGTTTTGTACGTACCATGTGTCATTTGCTGATGAGCAATTGGCCACTGGAGTAATAGTTGCATTGCTGGAAGAACCTTGTGAGGAAAAGCAATGAAagtgaaataaatttgattggTTACAATATGTTCTCATGAGAACTTACACACACGATaagtatatacaacaatatatggaCAATATAAATGTGTACAGTCATGAACACCATTACAGGATGAAAAAACAGCAAGTACCCTAAGACCAGATCAAAATTTTTATGTAGTGGTGTAACTATAACATACCACTATCTATATTATGGACAGACCCCTCCCTTCTTCATTTCAGTGAATATATTTAATTGTGATTATTTCCCTTTAAGCTGGTATTGTGTGTACCTACCAGCATGTATCATGTGACAATTTCAATGAAGTTCTGCAGCAAAAACACCCAGCCCCTATGTCCactcaccccccctcccctactctCATATCATGTTTGTAAGTGTTCCAATTGTCCTGCTTAGCTTTATAACAATTGATGACTTTAAATGACTGTAGAAAGCAAAGGGATATCTGCTCACTGAAAGGTAACACTTGTTGGCCTTGTGCTTTACTAGTAagacataaaaataaaacaacaaacttaCAGATGGTAATACTATTTTTGCTTCGTAATATTGCTTGCAGATCATCGACTCCATACGCAGACGGTCGTTTGCAGGTAATACCAGGTGGCAGACCATCAACCACAATATTCCCCATAGCAAGTTGCTTGTAGCTCATTGCTCTTCTGCCCGTACCTGCATCTATGATCATATAAACCAAACATGTGTCCTTAAAATGTTGCAGGGATAGCAATGTGCCTTAAATCAGATAGCTAGTAACATAGTTTACTAGTTTACATGATAAACTCGAGTTCATGCCTCAATCCAGCTAACAGTGTAATATTAACACACAAGAACTGTTCTATTCACTGGAAACCTTCCCAACATTAAAGCTTTGCAAGTTTCCTTaagttgaaaacattttaattcCTTTAAATTGAATATGTGGTGGTTTTTCTACATCCTCTAATCCGTTCAAATTTATGTTACATCTTTTCACTTCCATTATGACAAATTGCATTATGTTATTGTGGGACTCAGTAAAACCTAGCACTTTTGGACAAAAACATTACTATTTTCACAAACATTCCTAAGCGCACAAGTGACTGTAGTTCACCCTGACGTAGATGTGTGGAGTTGTGTGAGGAAAACCGTCGATCCAGCTATTCACTTCAGTACGGTACTATGCCTGTACGACACTCTGTCAAATATAAACTGTTAGTATCAAAATGCCAATGATTTTTGTAGTATGATGTTGCCAATACACTTTTTGGAACCGAAGATTTAGTTTCTTTATGtttcccagtcatcaaaccGACGACAAACGCTGCAGGCTTGGATTTATTTTGTAAGGAGAACTCGCAATGACTTTCTCGCTCCCAGGTTTCCCACCGTATGCCGGCAAAAATATGTTCAGCACACTTCAGAAACGATGACTGGGACA
This window contains:
- the LOC139971503 gene encoding uncharacterized protein — protein: MHEFALLMELCIIFIISIEPAVILLDIFEDLHSCPENTEEDVYEEVQAGEEKEQEDEAADFFPVEKVLKKRQKKGETQYLVKWHGYSSKYNQCVDAGSISKEALDLYKGI